In the genome of Vibrio sp. NTOU-M3, one region contains:
- the hutH gene encoding histidine ammonia-lyase — protein sequence MLNLTLTPGSLGLKHLRQISRSPVNLSLDANAIPAIEESTRVVEQVIAEERTVYGINTGFGLLANTKIAPEDLEVLQKSIVLSHAAGIGKLMSDETVRLMMILKINSLARGFSGIRLQVIQALIDLVNSQVYPCVPQKGSVGASGDLAPLAHMSTVLLGEGQARHNGKVISGLEALKIAGLEPITLAPKEGLALLNGTQASTAFALEGLFAAEDLFASATVCGAMTVEAALGSRRPFDPRIHRVRGHRGQMDSAAAYRHLLDNTSEIGESHTSCEKVQDPYSLRCQPQVMGACLQQIRNAADILEVEANSVSDNPLVFADDGDIISGGNFHAEPVAMAADNLALAIAEIGSLSERRMALLIDSALSKLPPFLVDNGGVNSGFMIAQVTSAALASENKTLAHPASVDSLPTSANQEDHVSMATFAGRRLRDMGENTRGILAVEYLAAAQGLDFRTPNKSSTRVEEAKQILREKVPFYDKDRYFAPDIEQANTLLKLAVHNHLIPTNILPSF from the coding sequence ATGTTGAACTTAACCTTAACCCCAGGCTCACTGGGTTTAAAGCACCTACGTCAAATTAGTCGTTCTCCTGTGAACTTGTCACTTGATGCTAATGCTATTCCCGCCATCGAAGAAAGCACGCGTGTTGTTGAACAAGTCATCGCTGAAGAACGTACGGTTTACGGCATCAACACAGGCTTTGGCTTATTAGCGAATACTAAGATCGCACCGGAAGATTTAGAGGTTCTGCAAAAAAGCATCGTACTCTCGCACGCGGCGGGTATTGGTAAATTGATGTCAGATGAAACCGTTCGCTTAATGATGATTCTAAAAATCAACAGCTTAGCTCGCGGCTTTTCAGGCATTCGTCTACAAGTGATTCAAGCGCTGATTGATCTCGTCAATTCACAGGTTTACCCATGCGTCCCTCAAAAAGGCTCCGTTGGCGCTTCAGGTGACTTAGCCCCTCTAGCCCATATGAGTACGGTTTTACTTGGTGAAGGTCAAGCTCGCCACAATGGTAAGGTGATTTCTGGTCTTGAAGCACTCAAAATTGCCGGTCTAGAACCGATCACACTCGCACCTAAAGAAGGTTTAGCGCTATTAAACGGGACTCAAGCCTCCACCGCCTTTGCTTTAGAAGGACTCTTCGCTGCAGAAGATCTGTTTGCTTCTGCAACCGTGTGTGGCGCGATGACGGTTGAAGCTGCGCTAGGCAGCAGGCGACCTTTTGACCCTCGCATTCATCGTGTACGTGGTCACCGTGGACAAATGGACTCTGCTGCAGCCTACCGTCATCTGTTGGACAACACTAGTGAGATTGGAGAATCGCATACAAGCTGCGAGAAAGTACAAGACCCCTACTCGCTGCGCTGCCAACCTCAAGTAATGGGCGCTTGCTTACAGCAAATTCGAAATGCAGCAGACATTCTTGAAGTGGAAGCAAACTCTGTATCAGACAACCCCTTAGTTTTTGCAGATGATGGCGACATCATTTCTGGAGGTAATTTCCACGCTGAACCTGTCGCAATGGCCGCAGATAACTTGGCATTAGCGATTGCAGAAATTGGTAGCTTATCTGAGCGCCGCATGGCGTTACTTATTGATAGTGCTCTATCGAAACTCCCCCCATTTTTGGTTGATAACGGCGGTGTTAACTCGGGCTTTATGATTGCTCAGGTGACATCGGCAGCTCTTGCCAGTGAGAATAAAACACTTGCTCATCCAGCGTCTGTCGATAGCCTCCCGACTTCTGCCAACCAAGAAGATCATGTATCCATGGCAACCTTTGCGGGAAGAAGGTTACGTGATATGGGTGAAAATACACGTGGCATATTGGCCGTTGAATATTTAGCGGCGGCGCAAGGATTAGACTTCCGGACTCCAAACAAGTCCTCTACTCGTGTAGAAGAAGCGAAGCAAATCTTGCGTGAAAAAGTACCTTTTTATGATAAAGATCGCTACTTTGCTCCTGACATTGAGCAAGCCAATACACTGTTAAAATTAGCGGTACACAACCACTTAATACCTACCAATATTTTGCCGAGCTTTTAG
- the hutU gene encoding urocanate hydratase → MTERQVEDKRLDTERVIRAPHGSKLRAKSWLTEAPLRMLMNNLDPDVAEHPHSLVVYGGIGRAARNWECYDKIIEVLERLEDDQTLLVQSGKPVGVFPTHANAPRVLIANSNLVPHWANWEHFNELDKQGLMMYGQMTAGSWIYIGSQGIVQGTYETFVAVAKQHFDGVANGKWILTGGLGGMGGAQPLAATMAGFSMIAVECDESRIDYRLRTGYVDKKATTLDDALAIIKASETPVSVGLLGNAADVFPELVERNIIPDVVTDQTSAHDPLNGYLPIGWSMEHAAQVRLQDETKVIKAAKASMAIQVQAMLDLQERGAATLDYGNNIRQMALEEGVENAFDFPGFVPAYIRPLFCEGIGPFRWAALSGNPEDIYKTDQKVKELIPDNPHLHNWLDMARERIQFQGLPARICWVGLKDRERLGQAFNEMVKNGELKAPVVIGRDHLDSGSVASPNRETEGMMDGSDAVSDWPLLNALLNTAGGATWVSLHHGGGVGMGFSQHSGMVICCDGSDNASQRIARVLHNDPATGVMRHADAGYDIAKQCAAEQQLDLPMLNQELQKLK, encoded by the coding sequence GTATGGCGGCATTGGCCGTGCTGCCCGCAACTGGGAGTGCTATGACAAGATCATCGAAGTGCTAGAAAGACTTGAAGACGACCAAACGCTACTTGTTCAGTCAGGAAAACCCGTTGGTGTATTCCCAACGCATGCAAACGCTCCTCGTGTTTTGATTGCAAACTCAAACCTTGTCCCTCATTGGGCGAATTGGGAGCACTTTAATGAGCTCGATAAGCAAGGCTTGATGATGTATGGTCAAATGACCGCAGGAAGCTGGATTTACATTGGCTCACAAGGCATCGTACAAGGCACCTATGAAACCTTTGTTGCCGTGGCTAAACAGCATTTCGACGGTGTTGCAAATGGCAAATGGATCCTGACTGGCGGACTCGGCGGTATGGGAGGAGCACAACCTCTTGCTGCAACCATGGCTGGCTTTTCAATGATCGCTGTTGAATGTGATGAAAGCCGTATCGATTACCGTCTACGTACAGGCTATGTAGATAAAAAAGCCACAACACTTGATGACGCACTTGCTATCATCAAAGCTTCTGAGACACCTGTTTCGGTTGGCTTGTTAGGTAATGCGGCTGATGTTTTCCCTGAGTTAGTAGAACGTAACATCATACCCGATGTCGTGACCGATCAAACCTCTGCGCATGATCCTTTAAACGGTTACCTACCCATTGGTTGGTCAATGGAACATGCTGCCCAAGTACGATTGCAAGATGAAACTAAGGTAATCAAAGCAGCAAAAGCCTCAATGGCGATCCAAGTACAAGCCATGCTTGACCTACAAGAACGCGGTGCAGCAACGCTAGACTACGGCAACAACATCCGTCAAATGGCGCTAGAAGAAGGCGTGGAAAACGCATTTGATTTTCCAGGATTTGTACCAGCTTACATTCGACCTCTTTTTTGCGAGGGCATTGGGCCATTCCGCTGGGCAGCACTCTCTGGTAACCCTGAAGACATTTACAAAACCGACCAAAAAGTAAAAGAACTCATCCCTGACAACCCCCACCTACACAACTGGCTAGACATGGCTCGTGAACGTATCCAATTCCAAGGCCTGCCTGCACGTATTTGTTGGGTTGGCTTAAAAGATCGTGAACGTCTTGGTCAAGCATTTAATGAGATGGTCAAAAATGGTGAACTGAAAGCGCCCGTTGTGATAGGTCGTGATCACCTTGATTCAGGCTCCGTTGCTAGTCCTAACCGAGAAACTGAAGGTATGATGGATGGCTCTGATGCTGTATCTGATTGGCCATTATTGAATGCTCTGCTCAATACAGCTGGCGGTGCTACTTGGGTTTCTCTGCACCATGGTGGTGGTGTAGGTATGGGGTTCTCGCAACATTCAGGTATGGTGATTTGCTGTGATGGTAGCGATAATGCATCTCAACGTATTGCTCGCGTGTTACACAATGACCCGGCGACTGGCGTAATGCGCCACGCTGATGCAGGTTATGACATTGCCAAACAATGTGCTGCTGAACAACAACTTGATTTACCGATGCTCAATCAAGAACTGCAAAAGCTTAAGTGA
- a CDS encoding DUF3581 domain-containing protein gives MFLTPYFSNQEHQFQFTRQQASHFAKKVAGDFNPIHDEDNKRFCVPGDLLFAVLLSKEGISQKMRFDFSGMVGDGIALNIENKCEKEAAVVDTNGKEYLHMKREGAVSHNADFIEHVVTKYVQFSGMNFPHIMVPLMEEQQMMINCQRPLVIYESMEVEFERLDLTHPEVEFSSATFNVDGKRGVVTLNFEFKENGEVVGKGMKRMVASGLKPYNQENIDDLVNRFNERKDGFLAQFEAAA, from the coding sequence ATGTTTTTAACACCTTACTTTTCGAATCAAGAGCACCAATTTCAATTCACTCGCCAACAAGCAAGTCATTTTGCAAAAAAAGTAGCGGGTGACTTCAACCCTATCCACGACGAAGACAACAAACGTTTTTGTGTTCCTGGTGATTTATTGTTTGCAGTATTGCTAAGCAAAGAAGGCATCAGCCAAAAAATGCGCTTCGATTTTTCTGGCATGGTTGGCGATGGCATTGCATTGAACATCGAAAATAAGTGTGAAAAAGAAGCCGCTGTTGTTGATACCAATGGTAAAGAATACCTACACATGAAACGTGAGGGCGCAGTAAGCCACAACGCTGACTTTATCGAACATGTTGTTACAAAGTATGTGCAGTTTTCTGGCATGAACTTCCCACACATCATGGTTCCACTGATGGAAGAGCAGCAAATGATGATCAATTGTCAGCGTCCGTTAGTGATTTATGAAAGCATGGAAGTTGAATTTGAACGCCTAGATCTGACTCATCCAGAGGTCGAGTTCAGCAGTGCAACTTTTAACGTGGACGGAAAACGTGGTGTTGTTACCCTTAACTTTGAGTTTAAGGAAAACGGTGAAGTTGTTGGCAAAGGTATGAAACGCATGGTTGCAAGTGGCCTGAAACCATATAACCAAGAGAATATCGATGATTTAGTAAACCGCTTTAATGAACGTAAAGACGGTTTCCTAGCGCAATTTGAAGCTGCTGCGTAA